A window of Nerophis ophidion isolate RoL-2023_Sa linkage group LG17, RoL_Noph_v1.0, whole genome shotgun sequence contains these coding sequences:
- the golga2 gene encoding golgin subfamily A member 2 isoform X8: MADQSRQTKLAAAKKKLKEFQQKSSPVSVGVDKAGGGLGGGAGAKKKRKGKGFNQYDAPPIERNSPDNNYPDTNGNESLTEENMPLSSTESLRQLSQQLNGLVSETPAAHVNGERELESLNQELSAALESSNLTNSQLNTKLDQLAKQSQEVTDQLQKERKEFEQKFSKEHGAMREQLQVHIQTIGILVSEKSELQTALQYTQQAARQKAAEAEDLNSSLQTSRQRVSELERTLSSVSTQQKQFEKHNKELEKERDTLRLEVFRQSNLSEEFKQLTSELSEQLRQRVQETVALKLEVDDLHKRLEIADLMLQQCSTQSDPNSAKQQIQLLLEEKQQMEVHNHQLMESVGQLKTERDCYAQQIQEEGRVWKDKTEQLLTQVSLVAEERDRNISRVQELEASITELKNAAELLSQETHSAAEPQASGPSETEVALQEALNTLQQEHNSLDAQYQSQMRDNEQLSRLCSEKEARLADLEQQVENRTQEADDRRRMLEDVQSDKATISRALNQNRTLKDQLAELQNGFVKLTNENMELTNAIQSEQHVKKELARRMGELQEEIHNAKEQLELKHKEAEGLAEQRNQVAAHLQQYCAGYQALVSEREQLHQQYLTQSQIMDRLQHDESHGRTQLEMSQSQLHQAQEHLEQLVKDNEHLKSEVRELLNSSALAVTPRDEGDGIESQSPQESVTELSSIVIPQDFESQKEMEEFIRGALSQVEAERDDARRQLREEHRLHMAAKHQATLALNLERHSHSEHGHHHGDEHPHDQHSHCEHHHQQSEGGVAVEVHQALQTAMERLQQRFTSLMQEKADLKERVEELEHRCIQLSGETDTIGEYIALYQNQRAIMKQKHQEKEQYITLLAQDKEEMKAKLAELQDLVMRLVAERNDWYSRYMEGVTQVNPDLLPVGEDHSPDAEHQHQAHHQQAEAMEVIPLSEPTAQEAPSSTHVPVRSEPAALAPEGDGTAQQIMQLLHDIQNPQGSTSRLSPLMGDNPCIPFFYRPDEQDEVKILVV; this comes from the exons AACTACCCCGATACCAATGGCAATGAAAGTTTAACAGAGGAAAATAT GCCGCTGTCTTCCACAGAGAGCCTGAGACAGCTATCCCAGCAACTAAACGGCCTTGTCTCTGAG ACGCCTGCTGCTCACGTGAACGGCGAGAGAGAACTGGAG AGTCTGAACCAGGAGCTGTCTGCTGCCCTGGAGTCCAGCAACTTAACAAACTCTCAGCTCAATACCAAGCTTGACCAGCTG GCCAAACAATCTCAGGAGGTCACTGATCAGCTACAAAAG GAGCGAAAAGAATTTGAACAAAAGTTTTCCAAAGAGCATGGTGCAATGCGAGAGCAACTGCAG GTTCACATTCAAACTATCGGCATACTTGTGTCGGAGAAATCGGAGCTGCAGACGGCCCTACAGTACACGCAACAGGCGGCACGGCAGAAAGCAG CCGAGGCCGAGGACCTCAACAGCAGTCTTCAGACATCAAGGCAGAGAGTGTCGGAGCTGGAGAGAACGCTGTCTTCTGTCTCAACGCAGCAGAAACAGTTTGAAAAG CACAATAAAGAGTTAGAAAAAGAGAGAGACACTTTGAGGCTGGAGGTATTTAGACAAAG CAATTTGAGTGAGGAGTTCAAACAGCTGACCTCCGAGCTGTCAGAGCAGCTGAGGCAGAGAGTGCAGGAGACGGTAGCATTGAAGCTGGAGGTGGATGATCTTCACAAGAGGCTGGAGATCGCTGACCTCATGTTGCAGCAG TGCTCCACCCAGTCAGATCCCAATAGTGCCAAACAACAAATCCAACTATTGCTTGAGGAGAAGCAGCAAATGGAAGTGCATAATCATCAG CTAATGGAGTCAGTTGGCCAGCTGAAGACTGAGAGGGATTGCTATGCACAGCAGATCCAGGAGGAGGGTCGTGTTTGGAAAGACAAAACAGAGCAACtcctcacacaa GTGTCATTAGTGGCGGAGGAGAGGGACAGAAACATCAGCAGAGTCCAAGAACTTGAAGCTAGCATCACAGAGCTAAAGAATGCTGCAG AATTGCTGTCCCAGGAGACTCACAGCGCTGCAGAGCCTCAGGCTTCAGGTCCTTCAGAGACCGAAGTAGCTTTGCAGGAGGCTCTCAACACTCTGCAACAAGAACACAACTCTCTTGATGCACAGTATCAGTCGCAA ATGCGCGACAACGAGCAGCTGAGTCGCTTGTGCTCAGAGAAAGAAGCACGTCTGGCAGATCTGGAGCAGCAGGTGGAGAACCGGACCCAGGAGGCAGATGACCGCCGCCGCATGCTGGAAGACGTGCAATCAGACAAGGCTACGATCAGCCGCGCTCTCAACCAGAACCGCACACTGAAGGATCAGCTGGCGGAGCTACAGAACGGCTTTGTTAAACTG ACAAACGAAAATATGGAGCTGACCAACGCCATTCAGTCAGAGCAGcatgtgaagaaggagctggcaCGTAGGATGGGGGAGCTTCAAGAGGAGATACATAACGCCAAAGAGCAG CTGGAATTGAAACATAAAGAGGCTGAAGGACTGGCAGAGCAGAGGAACCAGGTGGCGGCCCACCTGCAGCAGTACTGTGCCGGTTACCAGGCTCTTGTGTCCGAGAGGGAGCAGCTCCACCAACAGTATTTGACACAGAGCCAGATCATGGATCGGCTGCAGCATGACGAATCCCACGGCCGCACTCAGCTAGAAATGAGCCAGAGTCAGCTGCACCAAGCACAG GAGCATTTGGAGCAGTTGGTCAAAGATAACGAGCATTTGAAGAGTGAGGTGAGGGAGCTGCTTAACAGTTCAGCTCTCGCCGTGACGCCACGAGATGAAG GAGACGGCATTGAAAGTCAGTCACCCCAAGAGAGTGTTACAGAGTTGTCCTCCATCGTCATCCCTCAAGACTTTGAGAGCCAGAAAGAGATG GAGGAGTTCATCCGCGGGGCGTTGTCCCAGGTGGAGGCGGAGAGAGACGATGCCAGGAGGCAGCTGAGGGAGGAGCACAGGCTCCACATGGCGGCAAAGCACCAAGCCACCTTGGCTCTAAACCTAGAGCGCCACAGCCACTCCGAGCACGGGCACCATCATGGCGATGAACACCCTCATGACCAACATAGTCACTGTGAACACCATCACCAGCAATCAG AAGGAGGAGTGGCGGTAGAAGTTCATCAGGCGCTGCAGACCGCCATGGAGAGGCTCCAACAGCGGTTCACCTCGCTCATGCAGGAGAAGGCCGACCTGAAGGAGCGAGTGGAGGAGCTGGAGCATCGCTGCATTCAACTGTCTGGAGAGACAGACACTATTG GAGAGTACATCGCCTTGTATCAGAATCAGAGGGCCATCATGAAGCAGAAGCACCAGGAGAAGGAGCAGTACATCACCCTGCTGGCTCAGGATAAAGAAGAGATGAAG GCGAAGCTTGCAGAGCTGCAGGATCTTGTCATGAGGCTGGTGGCCGAGAGGAACGACTGGTACAGCCGATACATGGAGGGCGTAACCCAGGTCAATCCCGACCTGCTTCCTGTTGGCGAGGACCACAGTCCAGATGCAGAGCACCAGCATCAAGCACACCACCAGCAAGCAG AAGCCATGGAGGTCATCCCCCTGTCAGAGCCCACCGCCCAGGAAGCCCCCTCGTCGACTCACGTCCCCGTCCGCAGCGAGCCCGCGGCGCTGGCGCCCGAAGGAGACGGCACGGCTCAGCAGATCATGCAGCTCCTCCATGACATCCAAAACCCGCAGGGGAGCACGTCCCGACTTTCCCCCTTAATGGGCGACAACCCCTGCATCCCCTTCTTCTACCGCCCTGACGAGCAGGACGAGGTGAAGATACTTGTGGTGTGA
- the golga2 gene encoding golgin subfamily A member 2 isoform X4: protein MADQSRQTKLAAAKKKLKEFQQKSSPVSVGVDKAGGGLGGGAGAKKKRKGKGFNQYDAPPIERNSPDNNLADMETTCSSVPPPTEDLAAELDCNTPVSNTTTSTNAATNLQSVSHHADLSQNYPDTNGNESLTEENMPLSSTESLRQLSQQLNGLVSETPAAHVNGERELESLNQELSAALESSNLTNSQLNTKLDQLAKQSQEVTDQLQKERKEFEQKFSKEHGAMREQLQVHIQTIGILVSEKSELQTALQYTQQAARQKAAEAEDLNSSLQTSRQRVSELERTLSSVSTQQKQFEKHNKELEKERDTLRLEVFRQSNLSEEFKQLTSELSEQLRQRVQETVALKLEVDDLHKRLEIADLMLQQCSTQSDPNSAKQQIQLLLEEKQQMEVHNHQLMESVGQLKTERDCYAQQIQEEGRVWKDKTEQLLTQVSLVAEERDRNISRVQELEASITELKNAAELLSQETHSAAEPQASGPSETEVALQEALNTLQQEHNSLDAQYQSQMRDNEQLSRLCSEKEARLADLEQQVENRTQEADDRRRMLEDVQSDKATISRALNQNRTLKDQLAELQNGFVKLTNENMELTNAIQSEQHVKKELARRMGELQEEIHNAKEQLELKHKEAEGLAEQRNQVAAHLQQYCAGYQALVSEREQLHQQYLTQSQIMDRLQHDESHGRTQLEMSQSQLHQAQEHLEQLVKDNEHLKSEVRELLNSSALAVTPRDEGDGIESQSPQESVTELSSIVIPQDFESQKEMEEFIRGALSQVEAERDDARRQLREEHRLHMAAKHQATLALNLERHSHSEHGHHHGDEHPHDQHSHCEHHHQQSEGGVAVEVHQALQTAMERLQQRFTSLMQEKADLKERVEELEHRCIQLSGETDTIGEYIALYQNQRAIMKQKHQEKEQYITLLAQDKEEMKAKLAELQDLVMRLVAERNDWYSRYMEGVTQVNPDLLPVGEDHSPDAEHQHQAHHQQAEAMEVIPLSEPTAQEAPSSTHVPVRSEPAALAPEGDGTAQQIMQLLHDIQNPQGSTSRLSPLMGDNPCIPFFYRPDEQDEVKILVV from the exons AACTTAGCCGACATGGAGACCACATGCTCCTCAGTTCCCCCGCCCACGGAGGACCTGGCAGCTGAGCTTGACTGCAACACGCCTGTATCTAACACTACCACTAGCACTAACGCCGCTACTAACCTTCAAAGTGTAAGCCACCATGCTGACCTGTCACAG AACTACCCCGATACCAATGGCAATGAAAGTTTAACAGAGGAAAATAT GCCGCTGTCTTCCACAGAGAGCCTGAGACAGCTATCCCAGCAACTAAACGGCCTTGTCTCTGAG ACGCCTGCTGCTCACGTGAACGGCGAGAGAGAACTGGAG AGTCTGAACCAGGAGCTGTCTGCTGCCCTGGAGTCCAGCAACTTAACAAACTCTCAGCTCAATACCAAGCTTGACCAGCTG GCCAAACAATCTCAGGAGGTCACTGATCAGCTACAAAAG GAGCGAAAAGAATTTGAACAAAAGTTTTCCAAAGAGCATGGTGCAATGCGAGAGCAACTGCAG GTTCACATTCAAACTATCGGCATACTTGTGTCGGAGAAATCGGAGCTGCAGACGGCCCTACAGTACACGCAACAGGCGGCACGGCAGAAAGCAG CCGAGGCCGAGGACCTCAACAGCAGTCTTCAGACATCAAGGCAGAGAGTGTCGGAGCTGGAGAGAACGCTGTCTTCTGTCTCAACGCAGCAGAAACAGTTTGAAAAG CACAATAAAGAGTTAGAAAAAGAGAGAGACACTTTGAGGCTGGAGGTATTTAGACAAAG CAATTTGAGTGAGGAGTTCAAACAGCTGACCTCCGAGCTGTCAGAGCAGCTGAGGCAGAGAGTGCAGGAGACGGTAGCATTGAAGCTGGAGGTGGATGATCTTCACAAGAGGCTGGAGATCGCTGACCTCATGTTGCAGCAG TGCTCCACCCAGTCAGATCCCAATAGTGCCAAACAACAAATCCAACTATTGCTTGAGGAGAAGCAGCAAATGGAAGTGCATAATCATCAG CTAATGGAGTCAGTTGGCCAGCTGAAGACTGAGAGGGATTGCTATGCACAGCAGATCCAGGAGGAGGGTCGTGTTTGGAAAGACAAAACAGAGCAACtcctcacacaa GTGTCATTAGTGGCGGAGGAGAGGGACAGAAACATCAGCAGAGTCCAAGAACTTGAAGCTAGCATCACAGAGCTAAAGAATGCTGCAG AATTGCTGTCCCAGGAGACTCACAGCGCTGCAGAGCCTCAGGCTTCAGGTCCTTCAGAGACCGAAGTAGCTTTGCAGGAGGCTCTCAACACTCTGCAACAAGAACACAACTCTCTTGATGCACAGTATCAGTCGCAA ATGCGCGACAACGAGCAGCTGAGTCGCTTGTGCTCAGAGAAAGAAGCACGTCTGGCAGATCTGGAGCAGCAGGTGGAGAACCGGACCCAGGAGGCAGATGACCGCCGCCGCATGCTGGAAGACGTGCAATCAGACAAGGCTACGATCAGCCGCGCTCTCAACCAGAACCGCACACTGAAGGATCAGCTGGCGGAGCTACAGAACGGCTTTGTTAAACTG ACAAACGAAAATATGGAGCTGACCAACGCCATTCAGTCAGAGCAGcatgtgaagaaggagctggcaCGTAGGATGGGGGAGCTTCAAGAGGAGATACATAACGCCAAAGAGCAG CTGGAATTGAAACATAAAGAGGCTGAAGGACTGGCAGAGCAGAGGAACCAGGTGGCGGCCCACCTGCAGCAGTACTGTGCCGGTTACCAGGCTCTTGTGTCCGAGAGGGAGCAGCTCCACCAACAGTATTTGACACAGAGCCAGATCATGGATCGGCTGCAGCATGACGAATCCCACGGCCGCACTCAGCTAGAAATGAGCCAGAGTCAGCTGCACCAAGCACAG GAGCATTTGGAGCAGTTGGTCAAAGATAACGAGCATTTGAAGAGTGAGGTGAGGGAGCTGCTTAACAGTTCAGCTCTCGCCGTGACGCCACGAGATGAAG GAGACGGCATTGAAAGTCAGTCACCCCAAGAGAGTGTTACAGAGTTGTCCTCCATCGTCATCCCTCAAGACTTTGAGAGCCAGAAAGAGATG GAGGAGTTCATCCGCGGGGCGTTGTCCCAGGTGGAGGCGGAGAGAGACGATGCCAGGAGGCAGCTGAGGGAGGAGCACAGGCTCCACATGGCGGCAAAGCACCAAGCCACCTTGGCTCTAAACCTAGAGCGCCACAGCCACTCCGAGCACGGGCACCATCATGGCGATGAACACCCTCATGACCAACATAGTCACTGTGAACACCATCACCAGCAATCAG AAGGAGGAGTGGCGGTAGAAGTTCATCAGGCGCTGCAGACCGCCATGGAGAGGCTCCAACAGCGGTTCACCTCGCTCATGCAGGAGAAGGCCGACCTGAAGGAGCGAGTGGAGGAGCTGGAGCATCGCTGCATTCAACTGTCTGGAGAGACAGACACTATTG GAGAGTACATCGCCTTGTATCAGAATCAGAGGGCCATCATGAAGCAGAAGCACCAGGAGAAGGAGCAGTACATCACCCTGCTGGCTCAGGATAAAGAAGAGATGAAG GCGAAGCTTGCAGAGCTGCAGGATCTTGTCATGAGGCTGGTGGCCGAGAGGAACGACTGGTACAGCCGATACATGGAGGGCGTAACCCAGGTCAATCCCGACCTGCTTCCTGTTGGCGAGGACCACAGTCCAGATGCAGAGCACCAGCATCAAGCACACCACCAGCAAGCAG AAGCCATGGAGGTCATCCCCCTGTCAGAGCCCACCGCCCAGGAAGCCCCCTCGTCGACTCACGTCCCCGTCCGCAGCGAGCCCGCGGCGCTGGCGCCCGAAGGAGACGGCACGGCTCAGCAGATCATGCAGCTCCTCCATGACATCCAAAACCCGCAGGGGAGCACGTCCCGACTTTCCCCCTTAATGGGCGACAACCCCTGCATCCCCTTCTTCTACCGCCCTGACGAGCAGGACGAGGTGAAGATACTTGTGGTGTGA
- the golga2 gene encoding golgin subfamily A member 2 isoform X5, whose translation MADQSRQTKLAAAKKKLKEFQQKSSPVSVGVDKAGGGLGGGAGAKKKRKGKGFNQYDAPPIERNSPDNFDSILKTLSQSNGVVLPPCDKRQNLADMETTCSSVPPPTEDLAAELDCNTPVSNTTTSTNAATNLQSVSHHADLSQNYPDTNGNESLTEENMPLSSTESLRQLSQQLNGLVSETPAAHVNGERELEAKQSQEVTDQLQKERKEFEQKFSKEHGAMREQLQVHIQTIGILVSEKSELQTALQYTQQAARQKAAEAEDLNSSLQTSRQRVSELERTLSSVSTQQKQFEKHNKELEKERDTLRLEVFRQSNLSEEFKQLTSELSEQLRQRVQETVALKLEVDDLHKRLEIADLMLQQCSTQSDPNSAKQQIQLLLEEKQQMEVHNHQLMESVGQLKTERDCYAQQIQEEGRVWKDKTEQLLTQVSLVAEERDRNISRVQELEASITELKNAAELLSQETHSAAEPQASGPSETEVALQEALNTLQQEHNSLDAQYQSQMRDNEQLSRLCSEKEARLADLEQQVENRTQEADDRRRMLEDVQSDKATISRALNQNRTLKDQLAELQNGFVKLTNENMELTNAIQSEQHVKKELARRMGELQEEIHNAKEQLELKHKEAEGLAEQRNQVAAHLQQYCAGYQALVSEREQLHQQYLTQSQIMDRLQHDESHGRTQLEMSQSQLHQAQEHLEQLVKDNEHLKSEVRELLNSSALAVTPRDEGDGIESQSPQESVTELSSIVIPQDFESQKEMEEFIRGALSQVEAERDDARRQLREEHRLHMAAKHQATLALNLERHSHSEHGHHHGDEHPHDQHSHCEHHHQQSEGGVAVEVHQALQTAMERLQQRFTSLMQEKADLKERVEELEHRCIQLSGETDTIGEYIALYQNQRAIMKQKHQEKEQYITLLAQDKEEMKAKLAELQDLVMRLVAERNDWYSRYMEGVTQVNPDLLPVGEDHSPDAEHQHQAHHQQAEAMEVIPLSEPTAQEAPSSTHVPVRSEPAALAPEGDGTAQQIMQLLHDIQNPQGSTSRLSPLMGDNPCIPFFYRPDEQDEVKILVV comes from the exons AACTTAGCCGACATGGAGACCACATGCTCCTCAGTTCCCCCGCCCACGGAGGACCTGGCAGCTGAGCTTGACTGCAACACGCCTGTATCTAACACTACCACTAGCACTAACGCCGCTACTAACCTTCAAAGTGTAAGCCACCATGCTGACCTGTCACAG AACTACCCCGATACCAATGGCAATGAAAGTTTAACAGAGGAAAATAT GCCGCTGTCTTCCACAGAGAGCCTGAGACAGCTATCCCAGCAACTAAACGGCCTTGTCTCTGAG ACGCCTGCTGCTCACGTGAACGGCGAGAGAGAACTGGAG GCCAAACAATCTCAGGAGGTCACTGATCAGCTACAAAAG GAGCGAAAAGAATTTGAACAAAAGTTTTCCAAAGAGCATGGTGCAATGCGAGAGCAACTGCAG GTTCACATTCAAACTATCGGCATACTTGTGTCGGAGAAATCGGAGCTGCAGACGGCCCTACAGTACACGCAACAGGCGGCACGGCAGAAAGCAG CCGAGGCCGAGGACCTCAACAGCAGTCTTCAGACATCAAGGCAGAGAGTGTCGGAGCTGGAGAGAACGCTGTCTTCTGTCTCAACGCAGCAGAAACAGTTTGAAAAG CACAATAAAGAGTTAGAAAAAGAGAGAGACACTTTGAGGCTGGAGGTATTTAGACAAAG CAATTTGAGTGAGGAGTTCAAACAGCTGACCTCCGAGCTGTCAGAGCAGCTGAGGCAGAGAGTGCAGGAGACGGTAGCATTGAAGCTGGAGGTGGATGATCTTCACAAGAGGCTGGAGATCGCTGACCTCATGTTGCAGCAG TGCTCCACCCAGTCAGATCCCAATAGTGCCAAACAACAAATCCAACTATTGCTTGAGGAGAAGCAGCAAATGGAAGTGCATAATCATCAG CTAATGGAGTCAGTTGGCCAGCTGAAGACTGAGAGGGATTGCTATGCACAGCAGATCCAGGAGGAGGGTCGTGTTTGGAAAGACAAAACAGAGCAACtcctcacacaa GTGTCATTAGTGGCGGAGGAGAGGGACAGAAACATCAGCAGAGTCCAAGAACTTGAAGCTAGCATCACAGAGCTAAAGAATGCTGCAG AATTGCTGTCCCAGGAGACTCACAGCGCTGCAGAGCCTCAGGCTTCAGGTCCTTCAGAGACCGAAGTAGCTTTGCAGGAGGCTCTCAACACTCTGCAACAAGAACACAACTCTCTTGATGCACAGTATCAGTCGCAA ATGCGCGACAACGAGCAGCTGAGTCGCTTGTGCTCAGAGAAAGAAGCACGTCTGGCAGATCTGGAGCAGCAGGTGGAGAACCGGACCCAGGAGGCAGATGACCGCCGCCGCATGCTGGAAGACGTGCAATCAGACAAGGCTACGATCAGCCGCGCTCTCAACCAGAACCGCACACTGAAGGATCAGCTGGCGGAGCTACAGAACGGCTTTGTTAAACTG ACAAACGAAAATATGGAGCTGACCAACGCCATTCAGTCAGAGCAGcatgtgaagaaggagctggcaCGTAGGATGGGGGAGCTTCAAGAGGAGATACATAACGCCAAAGAGCAG CTGGAATTGAAACATAAAGAGGCTGAAGGACTGGCAGAGCAGAGGAACCAGGTGGCGGCCCACCTGCAGCAGTACTGTGCCGGTTACCAGGCTCTTGTGTCCGAGAGGGAGCAGCTCCACCAACAGTATTTGACACAGAGCCAGATCATGGATCGGCTGCAGCATGACGAATCCCACGGCCGCACTCAGCTAGAAATGAGCCAGAGTCAGCTGCACCAAGCACAG GAGCATTTGGAGCAGTTGGTCAAAGATAACGAGCATTTGAAGAGTGAGGTGAGGGAGCTGCTTAACAGTTCAGCTCTCGCCGTGACGCCACGAGATGAAG GAGACGGCATTGAAAGTCAGTCACCCCAAGAGAGTGTTACAGAGTTGTCCTCCATCGTCATCCCTCAAGACTTTGAGAGCCAGAAAGAGATG GAGGAGTTCATCCGCGGGGCGTTGTCCCAGGTGGAGGCGGAGAGAGACGATGCCAGGAGGCAGCTGAGGGAGGAGCACAGGCTCCACATGGCGGCAAAGCACCAAGCCACCTTGGCTCTAAACCTAGAGCGCCACAGCCACTCCGAGCACGGGCACCATCATGGCGATGAACACCCTCATGACCAACATAGTCACTGTGAACACCATCACCAGCAATCAG AAGGAGGAGTGGCGGTAGAAGTTCATCAGGCGCTGCAGACCGCCATGGAGAGGCTCCAACAGCGGTTCACCTCGCTCATGCAGGAGAAGGCCGACCTGAAGGAGCGAGTGGAGGAGCTGGAGCATCGCTGCATTCAACTGTCTGGAGAGACAGACACTATTG GAGAGTACATCGCCTTGTATCAGAATCAGAGGGCCATCATGAAGCAGAAGCACCAGGAGAAGGAGCAGTACATCACCCTGCTGGCTCAGGATAAAGAAGAGATGAAG GCGAAGCTTGCAGAGCTGCAGGATCTTGTCATGAGGCTGGTGGCCGAGAGGAACGACTGGTACAGCCGATACATGGAGGGCGTAACCCAGGTCAATCCCGACCTGCTTCCTGTTGGCGAGGACCACAGTCCAGATGCAGAGCACCAGCATCAAGCACACCACCAGCAAGCAG AAGCCATGGAGGTCATCCCCCTGTCAGAGCCCACCGCCCAGGAAGCCCCCTCGTCGACTCACGTCCCCGTCCGCAGCGAGCCCGCGGCGCTGGCGCCCGAAGGAGACGGCACGGCTCAGCAGATCATGCAGCTCCTCCATGACATCCAAAACCCGCAGGGGAGCACGTCCCGACTTTCCCCCTTAATGGGCGACAACCCCTGCATCCCCTTCTTCTACCGCCCTGACGAGCAGGACGAGGTGAAGATACTTGTGGTGTGA